The sequence ttgcTATTCACATGGGAGCACAAATGATTAGGCTGACTTATTTCAATGGATGCATGCACACTTAACATTGTTAGATTTTGACACAAATTGCAGCTATGCAAATCAGATCAATCTTACCACTCCTGGTATATGTACCACAATAGAGCCAAAGTtggaaaaaaccaagtggcagtTTGTTACCGTATtgccctgaatataagcctcactttttttttccaaattctgaccgtgagaagtgcggcttaaatttgcgaccttacaaaaatgggcttttatggtatcattgctgaaacagacatacagtaaaacggaacgggtgtgagtgcctgcggaattttaagggagcggcttatttTGGGgtattctctctcctccccccccccttgaattttaaaggtgcagcttatattcaggtgtgaCATATTTGGGCCAACAAGGTACATGCAACAAGGGCAAATTCATATGGCCATATATTAAGATAATGGCAACTATTGATTGCATGACATGTGGTGAATTTCTAGCCAGGAAAAGATCCTTCTGCCTTTTTTTCTCCACTCCCCACCTTTATTCCATTATATAACTCAAGGCAGTGCACATCCGAACACTGATTAGGCTCAGACCTGCTAACTTCAGCATAGTGGGACATCATGTGTTAAATTCACTATCAAAAGATGTGGTGACGGCTTTAGAAAGGATTAAATTCATGAAGATAGGCCAATGACTCTTAAAAATGGAAGCCAAATGGAACCACCCTGTTGCAATGCAATGCACCTCTAAATATCTGGGGAGAAACCACCAAGGAGGGAGCATTGCCTTCATGCCGTTTGTGCACTACTCGAAACTCAAGCAGCTGCTGTTATTAAAAGAATGCTGAAttagataaaaatataataataagtgAACTCAAACATTCTTGCTAAAGGCTCTTAGGCTCAATATGCATATTTTAATTCCAAACAGGAATGCTTGAGGAATTAGTAATTTAAATTCAATAAAATTGAGCCTTCAAATTTCTAGCAAAAATGAACAGCAAATTAATATTAAATTGGCAGCTATGTGGCTTGCTTTAGGTATTCCATTTTGTTTAGATGGTGTCTGCAACATATGCCTAATATGATCAAAAGGTATCTGCAGGTATGTTTTGTCAATCTTCAAAAACATGAGACAAAGCAGGATTTTgattctgaattttatttttagcaGGATGCATTACTAATGGAAGATGCCACCATTAGAAGATATGGTCCATGCTCCTCACCTGAAACAAAAGCTAGATAGACGTTAAAGaagctggattaaaaaaaatatctataaGACAATACTTACCCACATGAAGGTTAGAGGAACCTTAATGAACAATGTTTGGGTTTGTTCTACTTTGTAACAAATTATTGCTGTTATGTTTAAGGCACAATTAATCTTAGGAAGGGGTCATTATGTACTGCGGATCTAATTTTAAACTATTAAACCAAAACAGAAATTGTCAGTATAGATGCAACTCTTATAAATAGCTCTCTGCTAAAACTAACATTGTTACTTCCCTAACTGAAGGGAAAAAAGCAAGTATGCACATAACCCAACATTACAAACTACCTTAATTTAGGTAATATCCTAATGCTATTCCACTACCACCCCTCAAAAAACAAGCACCACCATAGTAGGAACACAGAGCTGTCATCTAGGGCTGTTGGAACATTCATTagaatatatttaaataataataataataataataataataataataataataaacttctgAATAGTAGTTATCTACATCTgaggaaagaaaattaaaataaataatcctCATTTCATAAACCTGTTTAACTAGCATGTAAAGTTCAAAAGTCATATGTGTATCCTATTAAGATTCACAAATATGCATCTAGCTTAATTCACCAAAAGCTTTCTTGTGCAGACTTGCTAGTGGAGACTATGGGTTGGATCTAGGCTAAGTGAATTCAACTTCggtcctactgaaatcaatgggaaaaaTTAGTCCTAACAAAGTCACATTGTTTTTGGTGGGAACAAAGtgcaactaaggctgcaatcctaatctgGGACTGTACCTCCATGGAGTTAAATAGGACTTGCATTTGAATAaacatggttaggactgcactgtaatgTATTCTGGGAAATAAATCACTGGGAAATTATGCACTAAATATATACACCTAAAATATATCTACTAATATCAAACATGTCTAAGGAGTCATTTGAAATTTATAAAATGTTAAATGCCAAATCTTCACgcctattccccccaccccccggactGGTATATACAATAAGATTATCGGTAAATACTTAATCATTAAATGGTGAATAAAATTTCAAGTGACAGAAGCCCTCCTAGTCACCTGCTGGAAAGAAAAAGATAAGAGAAAACAGATCTAATACCTAGATCTAAACTTTAAGGGAAGTTTAAACATGGTCAAGCATTTTAATGAAGAAAAGCTAGAGAATAGAACTACCACAACAAAGTCACGCACTTCCAATGTTTGCTCTTTCTCTGAGAGGACTTCTTTTTGGCATCGCAGAAAGTCTGACAACATCCGAGTTAGCTGTTTCCTATCATCTATTTCAGCTGCCAACCTGCCATTGTAATCCGCCAGCAACATACATGCGTCATCTACCATCTTGGAAAGCTGCTCTCCTGATTCTTTGTctagaaagaaaaacaatattcataaTTCAACACATTATAAATCATCTTGGCAAGCCCTAACCTTCTGTCATGAGCTACATGTCTGCCAATAGTACTACTTCCCTTACCTGTTATTCTGTCAAGCAGGGACACGTCTTGAACCTCTACAGGTAATGAGGCTATTCTCTGATGAACTGCTGCATCCCCAGAGGCCGCATTTTCTAACTCTTGCAATGCTCTTATGAGATCTGCAGTCTATGAGGGAGAAAgtatactttaaaaaacaatcaaGTATCAACATATAATGCAACAGTACTGGAGACAAGAACCTAAAgcactggtttttcttttttagacaGCGGGACCTGCatcaaaatattgcagtgtggagtgctcctaTTGAGGGTTCCATCAAACCAGTCACTGCTTTCTCCTGGATGCTCCATGTCATTCTTATACCAAAAAGCAGGTTTTCTTTCCCAGATAGACAGCATTCTGTGGTTACTGAATATGTTTAGTCCTTATTAGGTTGGTTTTGATGCCCACCCGCCACTTAGGCTATTTCCTTGAAACATTTTTGTGCACTACTGCAAATCTCAGGGTTCCCCCAAGTTGCAGCAGCACTTACAGCCTGAACATCGGAAGCAAAGGGAACGATGATGACCTCTGTGAGAACATAACATTTTAATACAAAATAGACTAAACATTTCCCTACAACTGTGTGGACTCCTGCTTCTCAATTTTCCCTAGATCTACTTGTCCATGGCAATGACAATGAAGAACCTATTTTGAGAATACCCAGGATTAACAGAGATTGATTTGAAAGTAAATCTTCTTCTCCTAAGAATTTCAGCCCCAAGTAACTTACTACTATTCatattttcaaatgttttaagAAACTGTATTATTCACAAGATGGATACCATCTAAACTACTGCAAAGGCTTCATACATTATTTATCATGCTTTTTGCTGAAAGGTTAAAACATTTTGCCCTATAAATTTATAACAAGATAGTGTGACGAAacattctccctgccccccatatCCAGGCTCATTTCTGTACAATACACATATTAGATGGGCAATATTGCAACAATATCCATCTATGCAGCAAAGCTCTATACAAGGCAGTTATTCAATACCAGCAATGATATTGGAGGAAAGCTTCATACTGAAGGAGCAAAGATTATTACTAGCTACTTCTACCCAGACTGTCACCATAGCAGGAAAATGTGCCCACATGCAGTCCCTTTCAGGATACACTTCTAAATCTCCCCATCTACCACCCAACTGGGTAGGATCAGCCTGTCAATCACCTGCTATCATAATGTCAGTTGGCTGACACCTGTCAACATGTAACTGCCAATCAGAGGTCACAGGGAGCCCCTTTTAAGTTGAGCATTTCTCCCTCTGGAGGGGAGGCAACTTGGATTCAAAGTCCTTCTCGTAGcactggggtttttttgaaaTTGCTACATGGGTCAAAATGGGAACTGTGCCAGACATAATTAGGCTCAGGGGCTGGAGATTCCACAcacctgctttaaaaaaaccaaatcaaaTGTTTGGAGATAGTAAATCCAACACTTGGAAGCAACACTCCAGCTACGTTTTTACTTTCACAGATTATTTCTACCTGTGGAGGGTCACATGGAGAACTTTGTGTTGAGCAATTATTGTCTTCCACATTTATCTGTTCATATGGGCGTTTTCTTGGGTTTTTATCGCCATCTAGAAATTAGAGAGAATAAAATTAGAGACATAAAAAATCTGCTCGAAAGATATGTGAACCATAAAAAGTAAAGTTGCATGAGCTGAAATTTACTTACACAAAGCCTGCCTAAGCTGTTCCAATACATCGTTTTCATAAACAGATCTTTCTTCCCAAATCGACAGCACGCGACCCAGGTGCTtcttacaactctcatcagtctcGCTGTGGTAGGGAGAAAAAGCAAATACAGCACTAATACATGGCAAGGTAAGGCAGAGTTAACAGATACCAGAATTCAAACCAAGCCATGTATGAAATTTCAAGTCACCACATCCCAATAGAATGTTGGGGTAGTTAAACAGCTGAATGTTCAGCTAGGTAAACAGACTTCATCTCCCAGTTTACTAAGATACAACAATCCTGTTTCAAATAGCTCACTAAAACCTGTAAAGCATGATAAGACCAAGCACTCTgtggcttttttttggggggggggtattctcATAAAGgtctagagagagaaaaaaagtatCTCCAAAAAACACTTCACAGAACTGAACAGTTCCTTGATTACTTGTTACCAATCTAAATATTTGTGGCCATGATACTAGATCTGTGTAAACGAAGTTTAAACTGAAATCCCCATATTAATGTACTCTTTTTATTTGTTTGGAAACAGTtgtaagacaatcttactcagctacgagtgattgccaaagaagtaGTAACAGCTAAAACATTCCTCTTTCCTACATGGTGAATTATAAACCTCTAACCTGTCAATACAACAAAGATTATTTGATATTCAATTCACCCATGCTCCACTTATGCAGAGTTACATTCAAGTTTGTTACAACTACTGCTCAACACAAAAGACTCACCATGACATCTCATTCCTATAAGCCAATGGTGACACTAACAGAGACTAATTTGTGAGCCTTGTCATCAAAATTCATTTCAATATTCTAATTAACTTACTATGTATGTTACTATGTATGTTAACATACTATGTATGATATTGTTAGAAGGCTTTGCAAACCATTTTTCTACTACTGCTTTTTTGTATGGAAGAAAATCCACTTTTAGAAATGCTATCTTTCATTGCCTTGATTAGAAacataatgaatgaataaaacacaTATTGAAGTGGACAACTGGAGCTAAATAAACAGTAATACTCAAATCTAAAGTCAATTAATTTTTTTCAGGTTATTATCGCAGCAAAGTACATCTGTTATTCATGCCACTTTTGGGTTATGCTAAAAATCAGCAAACAGTTTTCAGTAGTTTCATCCCCTCAAAAAATCTAATAAAAGGGTAGCGTACGGTATTGAGTTGCTGTAATAAATATTCCCAAATattccaataaaaataatttccatGGGGTTGGGGAAGAGAACAATTGTACCTGGAAACATGTTTGAAGGCCTCAACTATGACTGGTGCGAAGTCTTTTGTAAATTCAGGACCTTTTCTTTTGCTGTTCTGAATTACATCATTGGCCAGATACAAGAATGTAAGCTTCCTGTTTGGTTTTgctgaaagaagaaaagaaagggcgGGGGAGAGGGATGTTATAACAATACTGAAGCAAATGACAATAAGGATTTTCCCAATGTTAGTATCAGTGATGTGGGGTGGATTTCCCCCTAGTGCTTTATTATTCTTATACGTTTGTAAGTTCATTGACAATGAATGGATGCCAATTGCAAATATAGCATTAGACGAGCTTGGCAGTTTCAACTACTTTAGCTTAATTTATTAAATACAGGGGAAATAAGCATGGTAAATTAGATCACCCTGTAAAGGTATGAGTTTTCAGCAAACTGAAAATTTTGTAATATGTTTTATCCTAATTTGCATAGGAAAATATCTCAATTCATTAATTTCCAGAAACTTCACATCATTGATTCGTAATTATAACCCTGCTTCCATATGAAACAGGAACTTCAGCACAGCTACCCTCTGAACTTTATAAGTAAGCAAAGATTTAAAAGCAGGTACCCAAATAAGGATCCTAAGCCAAGATAATAGCCTTGGGCACACACTGTGTTGACTTCCTTGACTTACCcatagataaaataaataaattaacctACCCCTAGTACCTTTAACAAGAGGCATTAACCTTTAACATGTGGCATTAAGGTTAGTTTTTTCTTAATGTACTTATGTGGAATATTTAAAAGCTTATTACTGACCAATGCAATTGTATTTATTTGAGATATTTATCCATCTGTCatctgtgtgttttatttttacagcACCCAATGAGAACAAACAGCTCTCTCATTGGAGGTAGTTCCGCAGCCTAAATGCTACTACAAGAACGATTACACATGCCCCATGTCGCATCCAACACACACCATGTTCACGGTAGGGGTAAAAGTGAACATAGTGTGTTTGTGATTCAAATCGTCAAAGGCTCTGGGGTGTCCCTTCCTTAGGATCTGATGTGCAGATTGGCTCTCTTAAGGTGTATCAGAAACCTCTGTTTCTGTGTGAGGCCATATTTTTCTCTGCACTTTGTGCTGAGCTTCAAAATGCACGAACAACCAGTATTCCAACTGCCAACATAATCCAGGTTACTAAATTTTGCAGCAATTATTAAAGTTTCGGAAACACCATTAAAATCAGTCCCAAATACAGCATATCACAGTAGTCTAGTAGTGCAACGCCAATCAGGACCAGTTGTACACCTCCACTCAGTCTAGCTGGCTTTCCAGCCCCCACTGACTCCATTTTATCTGAAATATGTTCCATCTTGTTCACCCTCACCCAGTACAACCATTTTCATAGGCCTGTTCAATAGTTCCACAAGCTCCTAGAAATTTCTACATGGGAAAGAGAAGTTTAGGTACAGGTAAATGGCTTGAAGTTGACAGCACAGCCCAAACCATCAGATGACCTCCCCCAGCGGTTTATTAtagatcaggggtgaggaacccttTGGCTCCATACATAcctacatcattttatttgtatgccgcctttccatgtTCACAGTGCTTTACAATGTGAAAaaatacaaacataacaaaagtggtcataagcaataaataaaacatcagaaagtacacaaccaaacggAACCATTTCCTTGTAAATACTAAGAACTAAAATAAAGatcttaaaaaattaataataaaaacaataaccactGCCCCCTACAACAATAcctcagcccaagagtctgttcagaaacctcagcttttgtagctggagtcagtccagccACTGCCAtctcaggccaggtgggaaaatggCTGCAATGCAGGGAGCATGTCTTCCAGAACTCACAGTCACAATCACATGCCATTATGACTTCACATGATTGGTACCTGGGTTTTCCTGCCCTGTCAACATCGCTTGTGTGgggtcccaaagcagctggctgTCATGCAAGGGGAGTTGTCAGCTTCATACTTTGCAAGGCATCCCACACTTCTTTAAACTCCTGGTGCCAGAAGTTTAAAGGAGAAGTGTGAGGACACTTGCAAAGGGCTGTGCTCAGCCATTGGGAGTGTGCCTCTCCCCAGTGTTACCTGCTCCACATCTGACGTCATgtgtagagatgggaaggcctggggggaAAGTGGGAAAATTGGGGGGCAGGTTTTTCCCCGCCCTCCCAACATGAAaaaaggcagtgtgtgtgtggggggggggagaacctggtTCCCCAATTTTTCCGGTTTTTTCCAGGTCTTCCCATCTCTAGTTATGAGGAGCCTTGGTGGTCCATGTTTGACCCGTGGCCGAGAAGCTCCTCATGCCTGCCTGATATAGATGATTGTGCCTCCTAAACTCAGATTTATACCATAGCTGATGATACTGAAAGCTACCAAGAGTTCTAGAAAATACAACTGGCTTGGACTCATCCAATTCATTCCCTAACATATGTATCCATCCTGAAACCAGGTTGGAATCCAGATTATCAGTATCCTCTTTAGAAAAAACCTGAAAAAGCTACCTCATTCTCCAGTAATTTACTCAAAAGGGGAAAGGTTAGAGACTGGACTAATTAACCCTGATCACTAGGTCTAAGCTTTAGACAATGGTGGGGAATATTTTTGGCCAACGTTGACAGGTGGGAGGGGCAACTcacctgtcaaaatcccttgCCCTTTGTGAGTTTCCCTGCACTACTTCTTTCCATCTCCGATAACAGAGGTGAAAGGCGGAAGTGAGGGGACACTCACAAACTCCTTTGCAAGTCTCCTGTGCTTTGCCTTTCCATTCCAACATGATTAGATGGTGTCTTGGCTACATCCAACTGTTAAAACTACAGTATGCCAGTTAGTGCAAATGTGAGTGTATTTATCGGCAAAATATAAAGCAAACTGTGAAGCAGGCTTTCAATGGTTCCTTCACTTCATTCCCCAGACCCCTATCAATACAGCCCCTCAcctaaacaataaaaataaatcacagctAGCAGTTAAAATTTGCAGCATAAGAGACACACAAGAATCtggggaaaatataaaatttTTCACCAGATGTTGAAAAGAGAACAGAGATTACAAAAGGAATATCTGATAGTTATAATTCAGTGTATTCAGacttttcattctctctcttatTGTTCTCTTAAACAAGagggtggtgccctccagactccTCAAAAGGCCAGACCATGTCCGCAGGCTACTACCCGCACCGGCTGTACTTTACACCCTCCAGAGAAACACTCTTTAAGAGGGCATATTCAATACCTTAAGAGAGGTGTGGATTGTATATTGGGTGTCCAAGCTTGTTTACATAAAAGTTTCTATTTTCCAACTTTTGTAGGAGGAGATGGGATGTTCTGCACTCTTTTTTGCTCCACACAGAAACCAATAGGTGCCAAGGAAAAGAAGCATCCTCTTACATACCCAGCATAGAGTAGTCGACCACACTGGATAGTAACATGTTTGCAGCAAATAACCTTTGTGaagcttatttacaaggctgcccTGAAGAATACCAATGCAAACGTCACACTGAatataaccgggggggggggggtgagtgcaACCACAGTAATAAACGTATTTCCAGCACCTTGCCCATGACTAGCAGAAGCAAAATAAGATCAGCAACTATAtgaaaattcatttattttatatagcAAAATTCTGCTTGTTTTGACAGCTCTACTTTACttacttcgccaaacctttattaggcattacaaatatagtcCATCATAAAAACATCcatagataaaaattaaaaatatatacatttaaaatatataataacaaggaattcattgggatttcttcccgctaaatagtgccattcaccactctaagaTATACTATTGACAAAAACTTAGGACCCTTGCAGTTATTTCCGGGTTAACgtcagacagatagaatctgatattttcattgtgccgtGATGTTACACTTCCTCAAAAAGGGGATAGCACACATCTGTGTAGCTAgttgtacaatggacagtagaatagaatatgttctacagtgtttggcacattcaaagaacatcTGCAATGTCTATTATTtctggaaatgtttaaatgtctGCCCTTGAAAAAGCTGAGGAGAAAATGTTCAGTTGGGCTAATGTAAAGGCTGGACTggaattatttattttgaaatataagTGATCCTGTTGCATTTAATCCATATAaaagcaaattttatttacagctgacccgatgttttgtttttcaatgtcccTTAATCTGGTTTGAATATTGTGATAAATATATTGCTCATTTGAATTATACAACAGTTCCAAGTCAATACTAATAGATCTAATTTTGCTATGTAAGAGTTCGAACCATCTGGATTTATAAGAGTCCTTTAGTAAGTCAGAAAGCAGACTCAAAGGCTGGCAATGAAAATGGCAACGCAAATAGTATTTTATAGTGCTAGCCCATACCCAATATTCCATTGTCTGTATACCTAGTTCTGCACGCATTGTCTCATACTTGATTGAACTTGGGAGCCCCAGGATATGTCTTTAGAAACTTGAGTGTATCTTATCTAAATGACTATTATATGCTTGTATCTATATTGGGATCTCAAAATGTAGCTGGGACAACACTTTAGTTTGAAAAATCTGAATAGCAGCTGGTATAAATTGGTTACCTTTCTGAAAATGAAAGTGAGCTACTGCTGAGGAGgtacactttgcctgttttatagcACCTGTGCGATGGTTGGACCAACCTGAGTTGCTCTGGAAAAAAATTCCACAGTATCTGCATCTTGACTTGCTGGATTTCTTATCCTCTTAtattccatttctctaatttccgggaatttttgtcttctcataatttattCAAGGTTTATTGGTTTCACAATAGAAAACCAGGGACAGTAAAAGACGTTTCAGACCTATCCTCATCAGTGATAATAAGGCTGCATCATCCGTATACCATAGTACtttggatctcaaacaccttgggtCCTGAACAAACCAGATCCTggttgaaacccagaagtgagtgttccagtatTCGAACTATTTTCGGAAGTCTGGcacggcttccgcagcttctgattggctgcaggatattcctgcagccgatcagaagccacaacttggtttttgaatggttccgtGAGTCAAAtggtcaaacggactcccggaatgcattctgtttgataaccaaggtatgactgtacagtaaaAGTGCAACTGGATTTTGACTGATTTTGGGGGGatgtgatattttttaaaaaaatatgctctGGAAGatctgaaaaaaataaattaaaaagaaaagggacaaGAATACACCCATTTTGTATTAGGGATGTTGGAATTGAGGTGACCTTCGGCACTGAGTTTGATTTGGCAGATGTTGAAGGAATATAAATTCTGTATTGACATCAGCAAGCACTGATGGATTCCAAACTCTACAAGCTTTTGACAACTCTTTAGAATCCAGATGCAGAAGTTAGTAACTGTAAAATAATAACTATCAGATAAAAGTTTCTACCCTGCATGACGGTTGTTAAAAAATCTGAATTGTGTACCAAATTCTGCTGAAAAGATAGAATCAACTAATTAGTGGTGAACTTACATTCCAGCCTAATTATGATTCTAATTACCTATGCCATACATTTTTTCCCAGAGAAGCCAAGCCCCTTTATTTACTTCCCTGCCCCTCCAAGGCTCAGTGAAGATGCATGTTCAGATCTGGaaaacccctcaggcttctgtgATCCTCCTCTCTCCTACTTGAACTTTCTTTCCCTCATCAGCACTAACTATGGCTACCATTCTGTCTGCAACAACTGAACGTTAGCCATAATTCCTCTGGGATGCGGACATACACTTGATCACTTAACTCTGTGTTAACT comes from Podarcis raffonei isolate rPodRaf1 chromosome 13, rPodRaf1.pri, whole genome shotgun sequence and encodes:
- the RPRD1A gene encoding regulation of nuclear pre-mRNA domain-containing protein 1A isoform X3 — its product is MSAFSESALERKLLELSNSQQSVQTLSLWLIHHRKHSPLIVAVWERELRKAKPNRKLTFLYLANDVIQNSKRKGPEFTKDFAPVIVEAFKHVSSETDESCKKHLGRVLSIWEERSVYENDVLEQLRQALYGDKNPRKRPYEQINVEDNNCSTQSSPCDPPQTADLIRALQELENAASGDAAVHQRIASLPVEVQDVSLLDRITDKESGEQLSKMVDDACMLLADYNGRLAAEIDDRKQLTRMLSDFLRCQKEVLSEKEQTLEVRSMDHIF
- the RPRD1A gene encoding regulation of nuclear pre-mRNA domain-containing protein 1A isoform X2 yields the protein MSAFSESALERKLLELSNSQQSVQTLSLWLIHHRKHSPLIVAVWERELRKAKPNRKLTFLYLANDVIQNSKRKGPEFTKDFAPVIVEAFKHVSSETDESCKKHLGRVLSIWEERSVYENDVLEQLRQALYGDKNPRKRPYEQINVEDNNCSTQSSPCDPPQTADLIRALQELENAASGDAAVHQRIASLPVEVQDVSLLDRITDKESGEQLSKMVDDACMLLADYNGRLAAEIDDRKQLTRMLSDFLRCQKEVLSEKEQTLELLFQVRSMDHIF
- the RPRD1A gene encoding regulation of nuclear pre-mRNA domain-containing protein 1A isoform X1 → MSAFSESALERKLLELSNSQQSVQTLSLWLIHHRKHSPLIVAVWERELRKAKPNRKLTFLYLANDVIQNSKRKGPEFTKDFAPVIVEAFKHVSSETDESCKKHLGRVLSIWEERSVYENDVLEQLRQALYGDKNPRKRPYEQINVEDNNCSTQSSPCDPPQTADLIRALQELENAASGDAAVHQRIASLPVEVQDVSLLDRITDKESGEQLSKMVDDACMLLADYNGRLAAEIDDRKQLTRMLSDFLRCQKEVLSEKEQTLEEYKRKLARVSQVRKELKSRIQTLPDLSRLPNVTGSQVHLPFAGDVYNDD